One genomic window of Camelina sativa cultivar DH55 chromosome 5, Cs, whole genome shotgun sequence includes the following:
- the LOC104786201 gene encoding AT-hook motif nuclear-localized protein 10-like isoform X1, which translates to MSGSESGVMAGSRESPMKFTMGLHQQQQQQAPPQQSQNMQLSFGGEDGNDALYKQPMRRSASPPQQYQPGENPVLNMNMPGAETGTMAEGGPVKKRRGRPRKYVPESGEMSLGLVPGAPSFTVSQPSGGGGSSSGGGGGGGEKRMRGRPPGSSNRPKLQALGSTGMGFTPHMLTVGAGEDVASKIMALTQNGPRSVCVLSANGAISNMTLRQSNTSVGTVTYEGRYEILCLSGSFHSIVSNGHRSRSGCLSVCLSGPDGNILGGSVAGLLIAASPVQLQIVVGSFIPGQKEPNPNVGQMDLSPPIIPRVAPTQVLMAPSSPQSRGTMSESSCGGGHASPLHQSTGGPYNSTMPWK; encoded by the exons ATGTCAGGATCTGAGTCAGGTGTAATGGCGGGGAGCAGAGAATCACCAATGAAGTTTACAATGGGTCTtcaccagcagcagcagcagcaagctCCCCCGCAGCAGTCTCAGAACATGCAGTTGTCATTTGGTGGCGAAGATGGAAATGATGCTCTTTACAAGCAGCCAATGAGGAGGTCTGCATCACCACCGCAGCAGTACCAACCTGGTGAGAATCCTGTCTTGAACATGAACATGCCCGGAGCTGAGACTGGAACCATGGCTGAGGGTGGACcagtgaagaagaggagaggtaGGCCGAGGAAGTATGTACCTGAGAGTGGTGAGATGTCGCTTGGTTTGGTTCCCGGAGCTCCTTCTTTCACGGTGAGCCAGcctagtggtggtggtggcagcagcagcggcggcggaggaggaggaggagagaagaggaTGAGAGGAAGGCCTCCTGGTTCAAGCAATAGGCCAAAGCTCCAAGCTTTAG GCTCAACTGGAATGGGATTTACGCCTCATATGCTTACCGTGGGGGCTGGAGAG GATGTAGCATCCAAGATAATGGCCTTAACTCAGAATGGGCCACGTTCTGTGTGTGTCTTGTCTGCAAATGGAGCCATCTCCAATATGACTCTTCGCCAGTCGAACACGTCTGTTGGAACCGTTACATATGAG GGGAGATATGAGATTCTGTGTTTATCGGGATCGTTCCATTCGATAGTTAGCAATGGTCACAGAAGCAGGAGCGGATGTCTAAGCGTGTGCTTATCAGGTCCGGATGGTAATATCCTAGGTGGTAGTGTAGCTGGTCTTCTTATAGCAGCATCACCTGTTCAG TTACAGATTGTTGTTGGGAGTTTTATCCCAGGACAGAAAGAACCGAACCCAAATGTGGGACAAATGGATCTATCACCACCCATAATACCGCGTGTGGCCCCAACGCAGGTGCTGATGGCTCCGAGTAGCCCGCAGTCTCGAGGCACAATGAGTGAGTCATCCTGTGGAGGTGGACATGCAAGCCCTCTTCATCAGAGCACAGGAGGACCGTACAATAGCACCATGCCCTGGAAGTAA
- the LOC104786198 gene encoding putative F-box protein At3g17620, which produces MEKMSDLPRELVEEILSRVPAKSMREVRLTCKTWNSISKHIGNAAILAREGEFLGIVVVNCRAFLISLNLHGIHNNTGPKIKRRAKRISVNDHDRDDVAIYEIYHCEGLLLCTTKDNTTKDNTRLVVWNPYTGQTRWICVEHRSLLLEYTHVIGYDKSKSCRAYKILRFFISPRRKGYYVTEMYELKSNSWRVLDVTTSHDIALMLSVVSLKGNTYWRAVPMDNSVPDFLICFDFTKERFGPHLPLPFKSYYDIVTLSSFGEEQLAVLFQPSNSYGMEIWVTTKIEPSAVSWSKFLAVDDMRPLYYCGTFLIDKEEIAVVVFHEDDDVIHSSNPQRAYIIGENGYFRDLDIGKITDNGSYLRSCSYVPSLVFF; this is translated from the coding sequence atggaGAAGATGTCGGATCTTCCAAGAGAATTGGTAGAGGAGATACTCTCTAGGGTTCCGGCGAAATCGATGAGGGAAGTCCGATTGACATGCAAAACGTGGAACAGTATATCGAAGCACATTGGTAACGCAGCAATATTGGCAAGGGAAGGGGAGTTTCTGGGGATCGTGGTGGTAAATTGTAGGGCTTTTCTAATAAGCCTCAATCTCCATGGAATTCACAACAACACTGGTCCAAAAATAAAGCGTAGAGCTAAACGTATTAGCGTAAACGATCATGATCGTGATGATGTGGCTATATACGAAATATATCACTGCGAGGGTTTATTGTTATGCACTACCAAAGACAACACTACGAAAGACAACACTAGGCTCGTGGTATGGAACCCTTATACAGGGCAAACACGATGGATTTGCGTCGAACACAGATCTCTTCTTCTCGAATACACCCATGTTATCGGATATGACAAGAGCAAATCGTGCCGCGcttataaaattttgagattttttatttctcctaGGAGGAAAGGATATTATGTGACTGAGATGTACGAGTTAAAGTCTaattcatggagggttcttgatgTCACTACTAGCCATGATATAGCGCTTATGTTAAGTGTCGTATCTTTGAAGGGCAATACGTACTGGCGCGCTGTACCTATGGACAATTCCGTACCTGATTTcttaatctgttttgattttactaaAGAGAGATTTGGACCTCATCTGCCTCTACCGTTTAAGTCTTATTATGATATTGTGACTCTGTCTTCATTTGGAGAAGAGCAGCTTGCTGTGTTATTCCAGCCTTCGAATAGCTATGGGATGGAGATTTGGGTTACTACTAAGATAGAGCCCAGTGCCGTGTCGTGGAGCAAGTTCTTAGCCGTTGATGATATGAGACCACTCTATTATTGTGGGACTTTCCTCATTGACAAGGAAGAGATCGCCGTGGTTGTTTTTCATGAAGATGACGATGTAATCCACTCCTCCAATCCCCAAAGAGCTTACATCATCGGAGAAAACGGATACTTCAGAGACTTGGATATCGGGAAAATTACAGACAACGGGAGTTACTTGCGTAGTTgttcttatgttccaagtttagtgtTCTTTTGA
- the LOC104789021 gene encoding ubiquitin-conjugating enzyme E2 2-like, translating to MARRSPSSLIRTDLRCLNRDLSPNITAVTVDDDIFRWEATLIGPVNTPYEGGVFKLRLTFPPDYPRSPPKVVFITRICHPNVADRRGIHLKVLRTDCWTPMSIVKLFKELVEKLIEPEVNDEGQTIEYLANLYKSDRRRFEAMAREMTNQYAGRGN from the exons ATGGCCCGTCGTTCTCCTTCAAGCCTTATAAGGACTGATCTGAGATGTCTGAACAGGGATCTTTCACCAAACATCACAGCAG TAACTGTTGATGACGACATTTTCCGTTGGGAGGCTACTCTAATCGGACCGGTGAATACTCCCTATGAAGGGGGAGTGTTTAAACTTAGGCTTACTTTTCCACCTGATTACCCAAGAAGTCCCCCCAAG GTTGTTTTCATCACAAGAATTTGCCACCCAAATGTAGCAGATAGGAGAGGCATTCACCTAAAAGTTTTGAGGACCGACTGTTGGACTCCCATGTCCATTGTTAAGCTTTTCAAGGAATTAGTGGAGAAGTTGATTGAACCAGAGGTCAATGATGAGGGACAGACCATTGAATATCTTGCCAACCTCTACAAAtctgataggagaaggtttgaagCCATGGCTAGAGAGATGACTAATCAATATGCTGGGAGAGGAAACTGA
- the LOC104786201 gene encoding AT-hook motif nuclear-localized protein 10-like isoform X2 yields the protein MSGSESGVMAGSRESPMKFTMGLHQQQQQQAPPQQSQNMQLSFGGEDGNDALYKQPMRRSASPPQQYQPGENPVLNMNMPGAETGTMAEGGPVKKRRGRPRKYVPESGEMSLGLVPGAPSFTVSQPSGGGGSSSGGGGGGGEKRMRGRPPGSSNRPKLQALGSTGMGFTPHMLTVGAGEDVASKIMALTQNGPRSVCVLSANGAISNMTLRQSNTSVGTVTYEGRYEILCLSGSFHSIVSNGHRSRSGCLSVCLSGPDGNILGGSVAGLLIAASPVQIVVGSFIPGQKEPNPNVGQMDLSPPIIPRVAPTQVLMAPSSPQSRGTMSESSCGGGHASPLHQSTGGPYNSTMPWK from the exons ATGTCAGGATCTGAGTCAGGTGTAATGGCGGGGAGCAGAGAATCACCAATGAAGTTTACAATGGGTCTtcaccagcagcagcagcagcaagctCCCCCGCAGCAGTCTCAGAACATGCAGTTGTCATTTGGTGGCGAAGATGGAAATGATGCTCTTTACAAGCAGCCAATGAGGAGGTCTGCATCACCACCGCAGCAGTACCAACCTGGTGAGAATCCTGTCTTGAACATGAACATGCCCGGAGCTGAGACTGGAACCATGGCTGAGGGTGGACcagtgaagaagaggagaggtaGGCCGAGGAAGTATGTACCTGAGAGTGGTGAGATGTCGCTTGGTTTGGTTCCCGGAGCTCCTTCTTTCACGGTGAGCCAGcctagtggtggtggtggcagcagcagcggcggcggaggaggaggaggagagaagaggaTGAGAGGAAGGCCTCCTGGTTCAAGCAATAGGCCAAAGCTCCAAGCTTTAG GCTCAACTGGAATGGGATTTACGCCTCATATGCTTACCGTGGGGGCTGGAGAG GATGTAGCATCCAAGATAATGGCCTTAACTCAGAATGGGCCACGTTCTGTGTGTGTCTTGTCTGCAAATGGAGCCATCTCCAATATGACTCTTCGCCAGTCGAACACGTCTGTTGGAACCGTTACATATGAG GGGAGATATGAGATTCTGTGTTTATCGGGATCGTTCCATTCGATAGTTAGCAATGGTCACAGAAGCAGGAGCGGATGTCTAAGCGTGTGCTTATCAGGTCCGGATGGTAATATCCTAGGTGGTAGTGTAGCTGGTCTTCTTATAGCAGCATCACCTGTTCAG ATTGTTGTTGGGAGTTTTATCCCAGGACAGAAAGAACCGAACCCAAATGTGGGACAAATGGATCTATCACCACCCATAATACCGCGTGTGGCCCCAACGCAGGTGCTGATGGCTCCGAGTAGCCCGCAGTCTCGAGGCACAATGAGTGAGTCATCCTGTGGAGGTGGACATGCAAGCCCTCTTCATCAGAGCACAGGAGGACCGTACAATAGCACCATGCCCTGGAAGTAA
- the LOC104789022 gene encoding uncharacterized protein LOC104789022, which yields MASSDFEPLALPEPTYGMGFEPIVGANICQHSDLSLVAKVKHALGKASFTKLQSSFLGPIINLSARDIKFSEKIFHYLMLRRLKTRGRNLWFTVDMQPLQFSMREFFLTTGIQCEPIHREPRNNGKDPISEPYSWAVRGDYTLTQLQYRLFNEPEEGEEPLDDKEKECLAAVVLTEGILMTPYSLEKIPLSRLKHASDFEMYTAQPWGKESYNILATCIQKFDKDSWSKGIQCESIHREPRNNGKDPISEPYSWAVRGDYTLTQLQYRLFNEPEEGEEPLDDKEKECLAAVVLTEGILMTPYSLEKIPLSRLKHASDFEMYTAQP from the exons ATGGCATCAAGTGATTTTGAACCCCTTGCACTACCAGAACCAACATATGGCATGGGTTTTGAACCAATTGTTGGAGCAAACATATGTCAACATTCGGACTTAAGCCTAGTTGCCAAAGTTAAACATGCATTAGGAAAAGCATCTTTCACGAAGCTTCAATCTTCCTTCCTTGGGCCTATCATCAATCTTTCGGCCAGAGACATCAAATTTTCTGAGAAAATATTCCACTACTTGATGCTGAGAAGGCTGAAGACAAGAGGGAGAAACTTATGGTTTACAGTCGACATGCAACCTCTTCAGTTCTCCATGAGAGAGTTCTTCCTTACAACAG ggATTCAATGCGAACCTATTCATAGAGAACCAAGGAATAACGGCAAAGATCCAATTAGTGAACCATATTCTTGGGCGGTGAGAGGAGATTACACTTTAACTCAACTTCAATATCGACTATTTAATGAACCGGAAGAGGGTGAAGAACCTTTGGATGACAAGGAAAAGGAATGCCTCGCTGCAGTGGTATTAACAGAAGGTATTTTGATGACACCATATTCATTAGAGAAGATACCTCTGTCTAGGCTTAAGCATGCATCGGATTTCGAGATGTATACAGCCCAACCATGGGGCAAGGAATCGTATAACATTCTCGCCACATGCATTCAAAAATTCGATAAAGATTCTTGGTCAAAAG ggATTCAATGCGAATCTATTCATAGAGAACCAAGGAATAACGGCAAAGATCCAATTAGTGAACCATATTCTTGGGCGGTGAGAGGAGATTACACTTTAACTCAACTTCAATATCGACTATTTAATGAACCAGAAGAGGGTGAAGAACCTTTGGATGACAAGGAAAAGGAATGCCTCGCTGCAGTGGTATTAACAGAAGGTATTTTGATGACACCATATTCATTAGAGAAGATACCTCTGTCTAGGCTTAAGCATGCATCGGATTTCGAGATGTATACAGCCCAACCATGA
- the LOC104786199 gene encoding protein S-acyltransferase 21-like → MARRHGWQLPAHTFQVVAITVFFLLTIAYYAFFAPFLWNKLYEYIAIGVYSFLAFSVLVLYIRCTGIDPADPGIFVRADNTPAHKSQNSNYVPDNASAIDGGPYIIHGSGCCNVMVRFICGCLVIQDCRRDTQQEKSNEPEEALFCSLCNAEVRMFSKHCRSCGKCVDGFDHHCRWLNNCVGHKNYISFVCLMAASFLWLIAEFGVGVAVFVRCFVDQNAMEHLITEKLGLGFSRPPFAAVVVVCTTLSLLALIPLGELFFFHIILIRKGITTYEYVVALRAQTEPLGPSVDELDQTSQPPSPTSSAVTAASGRSSLGLSIHYRGASLCTPPNIFMDQQDDVIQHLEPGPVRSTIDPDTLSQKKPPQRQQVRINPWKLAKLDSKEASKAAAKARASSSVLLPVSSRQNLYKNSSNVSGRSSNVSGRSSPASSHHARKGKADSESCSMTSQGLTRDHFNPMYMSSPANESPLNEEEESRNAVVAARRNLPPSDESSVVWDPEAGRFVSSSRIPGTDFGGPLGNERVNTIITASGTEGSRRGRVNPLTGYFQQVRPQRGDQLPVFMPTDSQLHRHLSTS, encoded by the exons ATGGCGAGAAGACATGGATGGCAACTTCCAGCTCACACATTTCAG GTTGTTGCTATCACTGTATTTTTCTTGCTAACTATCGCTTACTATGCCTTCTTTGCTCCGTTTCTTTGGAACAAACTCTATGAATATATTGCCATTGGTGTTTACTCTTTCCTG GCGTTTTCGGTTTTAGTTCTATACATCCGATGCACTGGTATAGATCCTGCAGATCCTGGGATCTTTGTAAGGGCTGATAACACTCCAGCACATAAGTCACAGAACAGTAACTACGTTCCTG ATAATGCCTCAGCAATTGATGGTGGGCCATATATTATACACGGCTCAGGTTGCTGTAATGTGATGGTAAGATTCATTTGTGGTTGTTTAGTAATACAAGATTGCCGTAGAGATACGCAACAAGAGAAATCAAATGAACCAGAAGAAGCTCTGTTCTGCTCATTGTGTAATGCTGAG gTACGTATGTTTAGCAAGCACTGTCGAAGTTGTGGCAAGTGTGTCGATGGGTTTGATCATCATTGCCGG TGGCTGAATAACTGTGTGGGGCATAAAAACTACATCAGCTTTGTGTGTCTTATGGCGGCAAGCTTTTTATGG CTTATAGCTGAATTTGGAGTTGGTGTTGCTGTATTTGTTCGATGTTTCGTGGACCAAAATGCAATGGAACATCTTATAACTGAAAAGCTTGGTCTTGGTTTCTCCCGTCCTCCATTTGCAGCTGTTGTG GTTGTTTGTACAACTCTCTCGTTACTGGCTTTGATACCTCTTGGGgaacttttctttttccatattATTTTGATCCGAAag GGAATCACAACATATGAATATGTTGTTGCCCTGAGAGCGCAAACTGAACCACTTGGACCATCTGTAGATGAGCTAGACCAAACGAGCCAGCCTCCTTCACCTACAAGCTCAGCTGTGACAGCCGCGAGTGGTAGAAGCTCTCTCGGATTGAGCATTCACTACCGCGGTGCCTCCTTGTGTACACCTCCAAACATATTCATGGATCAACAG GACGATGTTATCCAGCATTTGGAGCCTGGACCTGTACGATCCACCATAGATCCCGACACACTTTCACAGAAGAAACCACCTCAGCGTCAACAAGTAAGGATCAATCCATGGAAGCTGGCTAAACTCGACTCAAAAGAAGCATCTAAAGCAGCTGCAAAAGCGCGTGCATCTTCATCAGTGCTTCTTCCAGTAAGTTCACGGCAAAACCTTTACAAAAACAGCAGCAATGTAAGCGGGAGAAGCAGCAATGTAAGCGGGAGAAGCAGCCCCGCAAGTTCCCATCACGCTAGAAAAGGCAAAGCAGATTCAGAGTCTTGTAGCATGACTAGTCAAGGTTTGACGAGAGATCACTTCAACCCAATGTACATGTCATCACCAGCTAACGAGTCACCATtaaatgaggaagaagaaagcagaaaTGCTGTTGTTGCAGCTAGAAGAAACTTGCCTCCAAGCGATGAGAGTTCAGTCGTTTGGGATCCTGAAGCTGGCCGGTTTGTATCGTCGTCTAGGATTCCAGGAACAGATTTTGGAGGTCCTCTTGGTAATGAACGTGTCAACACCATCATAACAGCTTCTGGGACTGAAGGTAGCAGAAGGGGTAGAGTAAACCCTTTGACTGGTTATTTCCAACAAGTAAGACCACAGAGAGGAGACCAACTTCCAGTGTTTATGCCTACTGATTCTCAATTACACAGACATTTATCTACTAGCTAG
- the LOC104786202 gene encoding uncharacterized protein LOC104786202 has translation MALYIWALSAVPIFGDTFARRCNFSRTFYPLILNWQSSRYTKFDDIVEAIKKATCVEVKTIIGDPQEYKHLVDKDDNDFEEVIGLVMKGYRLKKEEWSSRLVDIYYALGELGDKMGEKLPVFEKQEKMEKNLSDSEKLDIILFMLDDFNKRLEAIEEAVKTTSGEDKDKGSHEDEDGQNRNEEVINEEAGKQNVDGDIAREDFVESQSADSVRPSNTQDGSYAADDENTQKTGGDDGNYFEETPKDKSPSPRPSTPKFDLLSEEDEVSEKDKSMDKEKGASSKKRGLRERKQRKCKQSNDGDDDVMNRKERKKRKPSDNLDADIQAREGPQKKKSKSDDVGGVQRKSERNTIPSIHTQPPYTAEKKKDPILYPFSKVDKTRLEVFSDWKNSRKTKQLTILGKKVDAKWFTTLEMPGKSLTTMHVDTVVKLLSRREESHPHFYKSKSLTLAETSFLREIDEYYSIFVDNKDEYEFPKEGFSQLFKEAPTNKILAPMLVKERLWMPLMINLEKKELIIYDLGKHFYTNKIKDKQVGAYAVAMPYIAQKKFGMKNDTEKSPFRISIINCIPQVDKIEDSGVFMLKTIECLAMSITTHGNLKNESIGDLRKKMAVDIFAELQND, from the exons ATGGCATTATATATATGGGCCTTGAGTGCTGTTCCAATTTTTGGTGATACATTTGCGAGAAGATGTAATTTTTCCAGAACATTTTATCCACTGATTCTCAACTGGCAATCAAGTCGATATACAAAGTTTGATGATATTGTTGAAGCTATTAAGAAAGCAACTTGt gttGAAGTCAAAACAATAATTGGAGATCCACAAGAATATAAGCATTTGGTTGATAAAGATgacaatgattttgaagaagttatTGGCTTGGTTATGAAAGGCTATaggttgaagaaagaagaatggtcTTCTAGATTAGTTGATATTTACTATGCTTTGGGAGAGTTGGGTGACAAAATGGGGGAAAAATTGCCAGTCtttgagaaacaagagaaaatggagaaaaatttgTCAGATTCAGAAAAACTTGACATAATCCTCTTTATGTTAGATGACTTCAACAAAAGACTAGAAGCCATTGAAGAAGCTGTCAAAACCACATCAGGGGAAGATAAGGATAAAGGA tctcacgaagatgaagatggacaGAATAGAAATGAAGAGGTTATAAATGAAGAG GCTGGCAAACAAAATGTTGATGGAGATATTGCTAGAGAAGATTTCGTAGAAAGCCAGTCTGCAGATTCTGTCCGTCCGTCAAACACACAAGATGGGAGCTACGCTGCAGATGATGAAAACACTCAAAAaactggtggtgatgatggtaaTTACTTTGAAGAAACACCAAAG GATAAATCTCCTTCTCCACGCCCTTCTACACCAAAATTTGATCTTCTttctgaagaagatgaggttAGTGAAAAAGATAAAAGCATGGATAAAGAGAAGGGAGCAAGCAGTAAGAAGAgaggtttgagagagagaaaacag AGAAAGTGTAAGCAAAgcaatgatggtgatgatgatgttatgaaCAGAAAAGAG AGGAAGAAGCGTAAACCAAGTGACAATCTAGATGCTGATATTCAAGCTAGAGAAGGG ccacagaaaaagaagagtaaatcTGATGATGTTGGTGGTGTGCAAAGAAAAAGTGAACGAAATACAATTCCTTCTATTCACACTCAGCCGCCTTACACGgccgagaagaagaaggacccaATACTTTATCCTTTTTCCAAAGTTGATAAGACCCGGTTAGAAGTATTTAGTGACTGGAAGAATTCAAGGAAAACAAA GCAACTAACAATTCTGGGTAAAAAAGTTGATGCTAAGTGGTTCACAACACTAGAGATGCCAGGGAAGTCGTTAACAACAATG caTGTTGATACAGTTGTGAAGTTGTTaagcagaagagaagaaagtcaTCCGCACttctataaaagcaaatcaTTGACGTTGGCTGAAACTtcttttttgagagagattgatgaATATTACTCAATATTCGTTGACAACAAAGATGAATATGAGTTCCCTAAAGAAGGATTCAGTCAACTCTTCAAAGAAGCACCTACAAACAAAATACTGGCGCCAATGTTGGTTAAGGAAAGGCTTTGGATGCCATTGATGatcaatttggagaagaaggagtTGATTATCTACGACTTGGGCAAGCATTTCTAcaccaacaaaattaaagacaaacaGGTGGGTGCATATGCTGTTGCAATGCCTTATATTGCCCAGAAGAAGTTTGGGATGAAAAATGATACAGAGAAATCTCCGTTCAGAATCAGTATTATAAATTGCATACCTCAG GTTGATAAGATTGAAGATAGTGGTGTCTTCATGCTGAAGACAATCGAATGTTTGGCTATGAGCATAACAACACATGGCAATCTTAAAAATGAGTCAATTGGTGATTTACGGAAGAAAATGGCGGTTGATATCTTTGCAG AATTACAAAATGACTAG
- the LOC104789020 gene encoding uncharacterized protein LOC104789020 — translation MTTSVGYPSGSSHSTGLIDVDSLFCGKLFKDKTEMRSQMRMYAVKHSFEFHTFKSDNKRYVLKCIDEKCSWRLRATKAKASDSFVVRKYISQHSSDSALRNVNHRQASARTLAGLVSNHFAGGKLPLRPKQLMEIFRNDHGVGVSYSKAWRAQEHASELARGIPADSYEVLPSWFHMIEKKNPGTITYIKADSDNKFRYGFLAFGASIRGFKLMRKVISIDGAHLKSKYKGTLLAASAQDGNFQLYPIAFAVVDSENDASWDWFLRCLKTIIPDEEDLVFVSDRASSIATALSVNYVHAHHGICTFHLQKNLETRFRASASLLPVVHDASRAYTQYDFDYLFTQISNGDPDLGEYLWQADIRKWSRAYSPSNRYNIMTSNCAESINSRLKETREYPIVCLFDTIRSILTRWFNERREESCRHPYAVTTKVGNKMNESYNNTTRWLEVSQVNENIFEVKAALKTYMVNLDTRKCTCCMFDIDKFPCAHGIAAAKHVNLNENMFVDDYHSTERWRLAYSESIHPVGDMEYWEIPESVSTSIRPPSTRIPSGRRKKKRIASSWEYGKAKTNSKQYKCSRCGQCGHNKSSCVAAI, via the exons ATGACAACCTCTGTTGGGTATCCATCTGGTTCTTCACACTCAACTGGTCTAATCGATGTTGATTCACTGTTTTGTGGAAAGTTattcaaagacaaaacagaaatgagaaGTCAGATGCGGATGTATGCAGTCAAGCATAGTTTtgagtttcatacttttaagtCAGACAACAAGAGGTATGTTCTTAAATGTATTGATGAAAAATGTAGTTGGAGGCTACGTGCAACTAAGGCTAAAGCATCAGATAGCTTTGTTGTTCGAAAGTATATTAGTCAGCACAGCAGTGACTCTGCTTTAAGGAATGTTAATCATCGCCAAGCATCTGCAAGGACTTTGGCTGGTTTggttagtaaccattttgcagGAGGAAAGCTTCCTCTCAGACCCAAACAGCTCATGGAAATTTTTAGGAATGACCATGGAGTTGGTGTCTCGTACTCAAAAGCATGGAGAGCTCAAGAACATGCATCAGAACTTGCTAGGGGTATACCTGCTGATAGTTATGAGGTTTTACCGAGTTGGTTTCACatgatagaaaagaagaatccagGTACTATCACTTACATCAAAGCTGATTCTGATAATAAGTTTAGATATGGTTTTCTGGCTTTTGGTGCATCAATTAGAGGTTTTAAGTTGATGAGAAAAGTTATTTCTATTGATGGCGcccatttgaaatcaaaatataaaggGACTTTGCTTGCTGCATCAGCTCAGGATGGTAATTTTCAGTTGTATCCTAttgcttttgctgttgttgattctgagaatgatgcATCATGGGATTGGTTTTTGCGGTGTTTGAAGACTATTATTCCTGATGAAGAGGATCTAGTTTTTGTGTCTGATCGGGCTTCTTCAATTGCAACTGCGCTATCAGTAAATTATGTACATGCTCATCACGGGATCTGCACTTTCCACTTGCAAAAGAACCTGGAAACACGATTTAGAGCTTCggcttctcttcttccagtTGTTCATGATGCTTCAAGAGCTTACACTcagtatgattttgattatttgttcacTCAAATTTCCAATGGTGATCCGGATCTTGGAGAATATCTTTGGCAAGCTGATATTAGGAAATGGTCACGTGCATATTCTCCTTCAAACCGGTACAACATTATGACATCTAATTGTGCCGAGTCCATTAACTCCAGGTTAAAAGAGACTCGTGAGTATCCAATTGTCTGCCTGTTTGATACAATCAGGTCTATTttgactaggtggtttaatgaACGACGTGAGGAGAGCTGTCGACATCCATATGCTGTTACTACAAAAGTTGGGAATAAGATGAATGAATCTTATAATAATACTACCCGCTGGCTTGAAGTTAGTCAAGTAAATGAAAATATCTTCGAGGTTAAAGCAGCTTTAAAGACATATATGGTGAATTTGGACACAAGGAAATGCACATGCTGTATGTTTGATATTGACAaattcccttgtgcacatggaATTGCTGCTGCCAAACATGTCAATCTCAATGAAAACatgtttgttgatgattatCATTCCACTGAAAG atGGCGTTTAGCATATTCAGAGAGCATTCACCCAGTAGGTGATATGGAGTATTGGGAGATTCCAGAGAGTGTTAGTACTTCTATTCGGCCACCTTCTACTCGTATACCTAGTGGCAGgcgaaagaaaaagagaatagctAGTTCATGGGAGTATGGAAAGGCTaagacaaattcaaaacaatacaaatgcaGTAGGTGCGGTCAGTGTGGACACAACAAATCTAGTTGTGTTGCAGCtatctaa